A genomic region of Mycobacterium sp. Aquia_213 contains the following coding sequences:
- the gyrB gene encoding DNA topoisomerase (ATP-hydrolyzing) subunit B codes for MAAQKKKAQDEYGASAITVLEGLEAVRKRPGMYIGSTGERGLHHLIWEVVDNSVDEAMAGYASQVDVRILEDGGVEVVDDGRGIPVAMHSTGAPTVDVVMTQLHAGGKFGGENSGYTVSGGLHGVGVSVVNALSRRLEVDISRDGHEWSQYYERALPGTLKQGEATKKTGTTIRFWADPEIFETTEYDFETVARRLQEMAFLNKGLTINLTDERVAQEDVVDEVVSDTAEAPKSAEEKAAESKGPHKVKRRTFHYPGGLVDFVKHINRTKSPIQQSIIDFDGKGTGHEVEIAMQWNGGYSESVHTFANTINTHEGGTHEEGFRSALTSVVNKYAKDKKLLKEKDANLTGDDIREGLAAVISVKVAEPQFEGQTKTKLGNTEVKSFVQKVCNEQLTHWFEANPSEAKTVVNKAVSSAQARMAARKARELVRRKSATDLGGLPGKLADCRSTDPRKSELYVVEGDSAGGSAKSGRDSMFQAILPLRGKIINVEKARIDRVLKNTEVQAIITALGTGIHDEFDITKLRYHKIVLMADADVDGQHISTLLLTLLFRFMRPLIEHGHVFLAQPPLYKLKWQRSDPEFAYSDRERDGLLEAGQKAGKKINKDDGIQRYKGLGEMDAKELWETTMDPSVRVLRQVTLDDAAAADELFSILMGEDVDARRSFITRNAKDVRFLDV; via the coding sequence GTGGCTGCCCAGAAGAAGAAGGCGCAAGACGAATACGGCGCTTCAGCGATCACCGTGCTCGAGGGGCTGGAGGCCGTCCGCAAACGCCCCGGCATGTACATCGGGTCTACCGGTGAGCGAGGTCTGCACCACCTCATTTGGGAGGTGGTCGACAACTCGGTGGACGAGGCGATGGCCGGCTATGCCAGCCAGGTCGATGTGCGCATCCTCGAGGACGGCGGCGTCGAGGTCGTCGACGACGGCCGCGGCATCCCGGTCGCGATGCACTCCACCGGCGCCCCCACCGTCGACGTGGTGATGACCCAACTGCACGCCGGCGGCAAGTTCGGCGGGGAGAACAGCGGCTACACGGTCAGCGGCGGATTGCACGGTGTGGGTGTGTCGGTGGTCAACGCCCTGTCGCGGCGACTCGAGGTGGACATTTCCCGCGACGGCCACGAGTGGTCGCAGTACTACGAGCGCGCGCTGCCCGGAACGTTGAAACAGGGTGAGGCCACCAAGAAGACCGGAACCACCATCAGGTTCTGGGCCGATCCCGAGATCTTCGAAACGACCGAGTACGACTTCGAGACGGTGGCGCGCCGGCTGCAGGAAATGGCATTTCTGAACAAGGGCTTGACGATCAACCTCACTGACGAGCGGGTGGCGCAGGAAGACGTCGTCGACGAGGTGGTCAGCGACACCGCCGAGGCGCCCAAATCCGCCGAAGAGAAGGCCGCCGAGTCGAAGGGCCCGCACAAGGTCAAGCGCCGCACGTTCCACTACCCGGGCGGTTTGGTGGACTTCGTCAAACACATCAACCGCACCAAAAGTCCGATCCAGCAGAGCATCATCGATTTCGACGGCAAAGGCACCGGCCACGAGGTCGAGATCGCGATGCAATGGAACGGCGGGTATTCGGAGTCGGTGCACACCTTCGCCAACACGATCAACACCCACGAGGGCGGCACCCACGAAGAGGGCTTCCGCAGCGCGCTGACGTCGGTGGTGAACAAGTACGCCAAAGACAAGAAGCTGCTGAAAGAAAAAGACGCCAACCTCACCGGCGACGACATTCGTGAAGGCCTGGCCGCGGTGATCTCGGTCAAGGTCGCCGAACCGCAGTTCGAGGGGCAGACCAAAACCAAGCTGGGCAACACCGAAGTCAAGTCGTTCGTGCAGAAGGTCTGCAACGAACAGCTCACGCACTGGTTCGAGGCCAACCCTTCGGAAGCTAAAACCGTTGTGAATAAGGCGGTGTCCTCGGCACAAGCGCGGATGGCCGCGCGTAAGGCACGAGAGTTGGTGCGGCGCAAGAGCGCGACCGATTTGGGCGGACTGCCGGGCAAGTTGGCGGACTGCCGTTCGACGGACCCGCGCAAGTCGGAACTGTATGTGGTGGAGGGCGATTCGGCCGGCGGCTCGGCTAAGAGTGGCCGCGACTCGATGTTCCAGGCGATTCTGCCGCTGCGCGGCAAGATCATCAACGTGGAAAAGGCGCGCATCGACCGTGTCCTGAAAAACACTGAGGTGCAGGCGATTATCACCGCGCTGGGCACCGGCATCCATGACGAGTTCGACATCACCAAACTGCGGTATCACAAGATCGTGCTGATGGCCGACGCCGACGTTGACGGCCAGCACATCTCGACGCTGTTGTTGACGTTGCTGTTCCGCTTCATGCGGCCGCTGATCGAACACGGCCACGTGTTCTTAGCGCAGCCGCCGCTGTACAAGTTGAAGTGGCAACGCAGCGATCCCGAATTCGCCTACTCCGACCGCGAACGCGACGGCCTGCTCGAGGCGGGGCAGAAGGCCGGCAAGAAGATCAACAAGGACGACGGCATCCAGCGCTACAAAGGTCTGGGCGAGATGGACGCCAAGGAATTGTGGGAAACCACGATGGATCCCAGCGTCCGGGTGCTGCGCCAGGTCACCCTCGACGATGCCGCCGCCGCCGACGAGTTGTTCTCCATTCTGATGGGCGAGGACGTCGACGCGCGCCGCAGCTTTATCACCCGTAATGCCAAGGATGTTCGTTTCCTGGACGTCTGA